CGTGCTCATTCCGCTCCACCACCACCCGGCCCCTCGCTGCTGGCCGCGCGCCGCGCCGCGAGCTGCTGCGCCACCTGGTCGAGGACGCCGTTCACGAACGCCGGCGACTCCTCGCTGCCGAAGCGGCGCGCGATCTCCACCGCCTCGTTGATCGTCACCGGCGTCGGGATCTCCGGCCGGCCGATCATCTCCCAGGTGGCGAGCCGCAGGAGGTTGAGATCGACCTTCGAGAGCCGCGGCAGCTTCCAGTGCTCGCTGCTCGCGGCGACCAGCGCGTCGACCTCGGCCAGGTGCTCGCGCACGCCTTCGACCAGCTCGCGCGCGAAACGCTGGACCTCCGCGTTCTCGTGCTCGAAGTGCCGCCAGAAGAGCGACAGGGCTCGCCCCGACTGAGCGTCGTCGCCCAGCATGTCCTCCTGGTAGAGGGCCTGGAGGGCGAGCTCGCGGGCGGCG
The genomic region above belongs to bacterium and contains:
- the nusB gene encoding transcription antitermination factor NusB → MGSRRAARELALQALYQEDMLGDDAQSGRALSLFWRHFEHENAEVQRFARELVEGVREHLAEVDALVAASSEHWKLPRLSKVDLNLLRLATWEMIGRPEIPTPVTINEAVEIARRFGSEESPAFVNGVLDQVAQQLAARRAASSEGPGGGGAE